One Streptomyces sp. R28 DNA window includes the following coding sequences:
- a CDS encoding phosphatase PAP2 family protein: MGETTVTTLEGREAAVPHPVADETGRDPLRRVRTPRRPRLWFEILLIAVSYWTYSLIRNAVPEQRAEALSNADWLWKLEHHLGIAVEESINHTVNSVTWLIVGMNYYYATLHFIVTLAVLVWLYRSHPGRYAATRLVLFVTTGVALVGYYLYPLAPPRLMTHGGFIDTVMVHDTWGSMASGDLKNMSNQYAAMPSMHIGWSVWSGLTIFALARIPWVRVLGVLYPAATLLVIVATANHFWLDAVGGLLCLAFGFTVARLWYGALPYALPKLVPARGTDGRSLPAKS; encoded by the coding sequence GCGCCGCGTACGCACCCCACGCCGCCCCCGCCTCTGGTTCGAGATCCTGCTGATCGCGGTGAGTTACTGGACGTACTCACTGATCCGCAACGCGGTACCGGAACAGAGGGCCGAGGCGCTCAGCAACGCCGACTGGCTCTGGAAGCTGGAGCACCACCTCGGCATCGCCGTCGAGGAGTCGATCAACCACACCGTGAACTCGGTGACTTGGCTCATCGTCGGCATGAACTACTACTACGCCACGCTGCATTTCATCGTCACCCTGGCCGTCCTGGTCTGGCTGTACCGCAGCCACCCCGGCCGCTACGCGGCGACCCGCCTGGTCCTGTTCGTGACCACAGGTGTGGCCCTGGTCGGCTACTACCTGTATCCGCTCGCTCCCCCACGGCTGATGACCCACGGCGGCTTCATCGACACGGTGATGGTCCACGACACCTGGGGTTCGATGGCCTCGGGCGACCTGAAGAACATGTCGAACCAGTACGCCGCGATGCCGTCGATGCACATCGGCTGGTCCGTCTGGTCCGGTCTGACGATCTTCGCCCTGGCGAGGATTCCCTGGGTACGCGTCCTGGGCGTCCTCTATCCTGCGGCAACCCTGCTGGTGATCGTCGCGACGGCCAACCACTTCTGGCTGGACGCGGTGGGCGGCCTGCTCTGCCTGGCGTTCGGCTTCACGGTGGCGCGGCTCTGGTACGGAGCGTTGCCGTACGCCCTGCCGAAGCTGGTGCCCGCCCGTGGAACGGACGGGCGGTCGCTGCCGGCCAAGAGCTAG
- a CDS encoding bifunctional [glutamine synthetase] adenylyltransferase/[glutamine synthetase]-adenylyl-L-tyrosine phosphorylase produces the protein MTAPGRRSSTFSRLLRHGFTDPSAAERLLDSAEVAPIRDDPVLLEALGATADPDLALHGLVRLLEAQPDPAAQRELVDTVIAAKPLRDRLLGVLGASAALADHLARHSGDWQALVMYEPRDLHPEVEEFERGLAEATDPVSLRVAYRRCLLSIAARDVCGTTDVAQTAAELADLATATLRAALAIARSAAPEDAAQCRLAVIAMGKCGGHELNYVSDVDVIFVGESVDGADEGKALRSATKLASHMMRICSETTVEGSIWPVDANLRPEGRNGPLVRTLSSHLAYYQRWAKTWEFQALLKAHPVAGDIELGEEYVAALEPLVWKAAERENFVVDVQKMRRRVVENIPVAELDRQLKLGPGGLRDVEFAVQLLQLVHGRDDTSLRSGTTLDALRALAAGGYVGRADAAQLDAAYRFLRSMEHRIQLYRLRRTHLVPEDDADLRRIGRSLGLRADPVAELNREWKRHASAVRRLHEKLFYRPLLDAVAQLAPGEARLSAEAARERMVALGYADPASALRHLEALASGVTRKAAIQRTLLPVLLGWFAESADPDAGLLNFRKVSDALGKTPWYLRLLRDEGAAAENLARVLSAGRLAPDLLMRAPEAVALLGDGDGGTGLEPRSRSHLEQEILAGVGRAAGAVQGVTAARGVRRRELFRTAAADIVDSYGTETKPAEADQGALVDRVGAAVSDLTAATLAGTLRAVVREGWGDTLPTRFAIIGMGRFGGHELGYGSDADVLFVHEPREGVEEQEAAQAANRVVAEMRRLLQIPSSDPPLLIDADLRPEGKSGPLVRTLNSYEAYYRRWSLVWESQALLRAEAVAGDEDLGRRFIDLIAPLRYPAEGLGEDAVREIRRLKARMESERMPRGADPKLHTKLGPGGLSDVEWTVQLLQLQHGWAEPGLRTTRTREALAAACAAGLIPAEEAATLDEAWVLATRVRNAVMLVRGRAGDTFPSDPRELAAVGRYLGCEPGHVGDMLDAYRRTARRARAVVEELFYGA, from the coding sequence ATGACGGCGCCGGGGCGCAGGAGCAGTACCTTCAGCCGGCTGCTGCGGCACGGATTCACCGACCCCTCGGCCGCCGAGCGGCTCCTGGACAGCGCCGAGGTCGCGCCGATCAGGGACGACCCGGTGCTCCTTGAGGCCCTGGGCGCCACCGCCGACCCGGACCTCGCCCTGCACGGTCTCGTACGGCTGCTCGAAGCACAGCCCGACCCCGCCGCCCAGCGGGAACTGGTTGACACGGTGATAGCGGCCAAGCCCCTGCGCGACCGGCTGCTCGGTGTGCTCGGCGCCTCCGCCGCGCTCGCCGACCACCTCGCCAGGCACTCCGGCGACTGGCAGGCGCTCGTCATGTACGAGCCGCGGGACCTGCACCCGGAGGTGGAGGAGTTCGAGCGCGGCCTCGCCGAGGCCACCGACCCGGTGTCGCTGCGCGTCGCCTACCGACGCTGCCTGCTGTCCATCGCCGCCCGTGACGTGTGCGGCACCACCGACGTGGCCCAGACCGCCGCCGAACTCGCCGACCTCGCCACCGCGACCCTGCGCGCGGCCCTCGCCATCGCCCGCAGCGCCGCCCCGGAGGACGCCGCGCAGTGCCGGCTCGCGGTGATCGCGATGGGCAAGTGCGGGGGCCACGAGCTGAACTACGTCTCCGACGTCGACGTGATCTTCGTGGGCGAGTCCGTCGACGGCGCCGACGAGGGCAAGGCGCTGCGGTCCGCCACCAAGCTCGCCTCGCACATGATGCGGATCTGCTCCGAGACGACCGTCGAGGGCTCGATCTGGCCCGTGGACGCCAATCTGCGCCCCGAGGGCAGGAACGGCCCCCTGGTGCGCACGCTCAGCAGCCACCTCGCCTACTACCAGCGCTGGGCCAAGACCTGGGAGTTCCAGGCGCTGCTCAAGGCCCACCCGGTGGCGGGCGACATCGAGCTGGGCGAGGAGTACGTCGCCGCGCTGGAGCCCCTGGTCTGGAAGGCCGCCGAGCGGGAGAACTTCGTCGTCGACGTGCAGAAGATGCGCCGCCGGGTCGTCGAGAACATCCCGGTGGCCGAGCTGGACCGCCAGCTCAAGCTCGGCCCGGGAGGCCTGCGCGACGTCGAATTCGCCGTGCAGCTGCTGCAGTTGGTGCACGGCCGGGACGACACCTCCCTGCGCAGCGGCACCACCCTGGACGCCCTGCGCGCGCTCGCCGCCGGCGGCTACGTCGGCCGCGCGGACGCCGCGCAGCTGGACGCCGCCTATCGCTTCCTGCGCTCCATGGAGCACCGCATCCAGCTCTACCGGCTGCGCCGGACGCACCTGGTACCCGAGGACGACGCCGACCTGCGGCGCATCGGCCGCTCCCTCGGCCTGCGCGCCGACCCGGTCGCCGAGCTGAACCGCGAATGGAAACGGCACGCGAGCGCCGTACGACGACTGCACGAGAAGCTCTTCTACCGCCCGCTGCTCGACGCGGTCGCCCAACTCGCCCCCGGCGAGGCTCGGTTGAGTGCCGAGGCGGCGCGGGAGCGGATGGTCGCCCTCGGGTACGCCGATCCCGCCTCCGCGTTGCGTCACCTGGAGGCGCTGGCCTCCGGCGTCACCCGCAAGGCGGCGATCCAACGCACCCTGCTGCCGGTCCTGTTGGGCTGGTTCGCGGAATCGGCGGACCCGGACGCCGGTCTGCTGAACTTCCGCAAGGTGTCGGACGCGCTCGGCAAGACCCCTTGGTACCTACGGCTGTTGCGGGACGAGGGCGCCGCCGCCGAGAACCTCGCCCGCGTCCTGTCGGCGGGCCGCCTCGCCCCCGACCTGCTGATGCGGGCCCCGGAGGCGGTGGCGCTGCTCGGTGACGGCGACGGCGGCACCGGTCTCGAACCGCGCTCGCGCAGCCACCTGGAGCAGGAGATCCTCGCCGGGGTGGGCCGCGCGGCCGGTGCCGTACAGGGGGTCACGGCGGCACGCGGTGTGCGGCGCCGCGAGCTGTTCCGTACGGCCGCCGCCGACATCGTCGACTCCTACGGCACCGAGACGAAGCCGGCCGAGGCCGACCAGGGCGCCCTCGTCGACCGCGTCGGCGCGGCGGTGTCGGACCTGACGGCGGCGACCCTCGCGGGCACGCTCCGGGCCGTCGTCCGCGAGGGCTGGGGCGACACCCTGCCCACCCGTTTCGCGATCATCGGCATGGGCCGCTTCGGCGGGCACGAACTGGGCTACGGCAGTGACGCGGACGTCCTGTTCGTGCACGAGCCGCGCGAGGGCGTGGAGGAGCAGGAGGCCGCGCAGGCCGCGAACCGGGTGGTCGCGGAGATGCGCCGGCTGCTGCAGATCCCGAGCTCGGATCCGCCCCTGCTGATCGACGCCGACCTGCGTCCGGAGGGCAAGTCGGGTCCGCTGGTGCGCACCCTGAACTCCTACGAGGCGTATTACCGCCGCTGGTCCCTGGTCTGGGAGTCGCAGGCGCTGCTGCGGGCCGAGGCGGTGGCCGGGGACGAGGATCTGGGGCGCCGTTTCATCGACCTGATCGCCCCCCTGCGCTACCCCGCGGAGGGGCTCGGCGAGGACGCCGTGCGCGAGATCCGGCGGCTGAAGGCCCGCATGGAGTCCGAGCGCATGCCGCGCGGCGCCGACCCCAAGCTGCACACCAAACTCGGTCCCGGCGGGCTCTCCGACGTCGAGTGGACCGTCCAGCTCCTCCAGCTCCAGCACGGCTGGGCCGAGCCGGGCCTGCGGACGACACGGACGCGGGAGGCCCTCGCCGCCGCGTGTGCGGCCGGGCTCATCCCGGCCGAGGAGGCGGCGACCCTGGACGAGGCTTGGGTACTGGCGACGCGGGTGCGCAACGCCGTGATGCTCGTGCGCGGTCGGGCCGGAGACACCTTCCCGTCGGACCCCCGGGAACTGGCGGCGGTGGGGCGCTACCTGGGGTGCGAGCCCGGCCATGTGGGCGACATGCTCGACGCGTACCGGCGTACGGCGCGGCGGGCGCGGGCTGTGGTGGAGGAGCTGTTCTACGGGGCGTGA
- a CDS encoding pyridoxamine 5'-phosphate oxidase family protein: MTDKQPQTRLDARYSDEAATAIPWAEAEKLLAEAELFWISTVRPDGRPHVTPLPAVWSQGALHFCTGPEERKARNLAENPNLVLTTGTNTWDKGYDVVVEGEAVRITDDARLRELAAAWEAKYGSFWHFDVADGAFRHGAGHANVYSVAPGTVFGFGKGEPFSQTRWRFTLED, translated from the coding sequence ATGACCGACAAGCAACCGCAGACCCGGCTGGATGCGCGTTACAGCGACGAGGCGGCCACGGCCATCCCGTGGGCCGAGGCCGAGAAGCTGCTGGCCGAGGCCGAACTGTTCTGGATCTCGACGGTACGACCGGACGGGCGCCCGCACGTGACCCCGCTGCCGGCGGTGTGGTCGCAGGGCGCGCTGCACTTCTGCACGGGACCGGAGGAGCGCAAGGCGAGGAACCTGGCGGAGAACCCGAACCTCGTCCTGACGACCGGCACGAACACCTGGGACAAGGGCTACGACGTGGTGGTCGAGGGCGAGGCGGTGCGGATCACCGACGACGCCCGGCTGCGCGAACTGGCCGCCGCCTGGGAGGCGAAGTACGGCAGCTTCTGGCACTTCGACGTCGCCGACGGCGCTTTCCGGCACGGTGCGGGACACGCAAACGTCTACTCGGTGGCGCCGGGCACGGTTTTCGGCTTCGGTAAGGGTGAGCCGTTCAGCCAGACCCGTTGGCGATTCACCTTGGAGGACTAG
- a CDS encoding VOC family protein, which produces MDFTLEVIPLPVSDIDRARDFYRDKVGFHVDIDQEVMPGMRIVQLTPPGSGCSIALGDSIWELTKGATTPEPGSYQGLQLCVADIKAAHAELVERGLEVSEPVQYSPDDGATFMYFTDPDGNGWSIQEYRQRATKPLHTLLAELAGE; this is translated from the coding sequence ATGGACTTCACGCTCGAAGTGATCCCGCTGCCCGTGAGCGACATCGACCGGGCCCGCGACTTCTACCGGGACAAGGTCGGCTTCCACGTCGACATCGACCAGGAAGTGATGCCCGGCATGCGCATCGTCCAGCTCACGCCGCCGGGCTCGGGCTGTTCGATCGCGCTCGGCGACAGCATCTGGGAACTGACCAAGGGCGCCACCACGCCCGAGCCCGGCTCCTACCAGGGCCTCCAGCTCTGCGTCGCCGACATCAAGGCGGCCCATGCGGAGCTGGTGGAGCGAGGGCTGGAGGTGTCGGAGCCGGTCCAGTACTCCCCCGACGACGGCGCGACGTTCATGTACTTCACGGACCCGGACGGCAACGGGTGGTCGATCCAGGAATACCGGCAGCGGGCCACGAAGCCCCTGCACACACTGTTGGCGGAGCTGGCCGGGGAGTAG